DNA sequence from the Cryptomeria japonica unplaced genomic scaffold, Sugi_1.0 HiC_scaffold_171, whole genome shotgun sequence genome:
TATAATACTTACCAATTGTAAAGAGTGATGCAGTGAGTAAATAGCATCAGAAACCATTATATGTGTAAAAGTGAACAGGTGCCTTGCAGACTGAATGTGTATTGGAAGTTGTGATAAATAAGAATGTATGAGAAACAATTTTtagcaaataggaggggaaaaattTGTTGAAAGCTACAAAAAGGTTGAATAGGAAGTGGGTGTTAGGTGTGTACCTTTTTGTTGCAGAGTTGGGACATGTAAAAGGGCTCTTCACTTCCATAGACATTAGTTGTGTTGTTGATCCTGAAAAGTAGAAATATTGTTTTGTGTAGATACATTGAATAGAAGATATACAATAcatgaaaacataatgaagatgtgaTTTGCATACCTGATTGTGTTTGTTCTGTAGGTATGTTTGTTTTGTGTTGTGCGAAAGCTGCAGCAAGTTGGCTTCCTTTGCCTTTCGTAGTACTATTGATGTTGCATCTTTCAATCGAGAGTACCTTTGTTAGGTGAAGGTTGGTTGTATATGTAGGTGTTCAATTGCTTTTACTCTTGATAGTGATGTGAATGTTAGGCCTTGTTTCTCTGTTTTGCCGATGTCAACTGTGGCAAAGTCTAGTGTCAGCCctgtgatttgtgaatagtaatgccccatgccattgctagtggaatttgtgtgcagtttcctctagtaattggtggaattgggacatgttttggattttgtggatcccaTGAAGGCCCAGTATAATGTTCGAAAAGAACAATGACATATTTTGGCAGATCAAGTAGTTTGGAAGCTGTATCATAGACAATTTGTTTGATTTGACCCAAAGCACCATTtacaaggccaacttctatccataaatttgcaataagcataattTCATGGTCTATAtaaagaagaatttcaaatgctagttgttcttcttggtgtgcCTGCTTATCTCTTTGATGCGCAATGATTGATGTTGCACGCGAaatgggtgagtgcaattgtgttaacatttttatgttgtgtgcacttgaagctacatttgttgcaaacaaatgcttTTGTTGGCTAAAGTGATTATTCTCATCAAGTGTCAAAGCATGGGTTGATCGCAACTGCAGGGATTCCCAGTCTGTTTGCAATGGTGTTGAGTTGTGGATATTAAGCAATATTTCATGAAATCTTATCTGTGAAGAACTTGTGCCTTGTTGACGAAATGGAATATCCAAGGTCAAAACagtattgaatgtgtgccatagagccaGTGTCATTGAGTGAGATGTATATAATGGCCTATCCATAACTAGGGGAAGctgtgcaagatcaccaaccaaaatgactgagatacctgcaaatgattcatgttgtctgTTGGGAAAAGCTTCTCAcaatcttttatcaatcttaatgggtaattgagggccaacaaagctcatttcatctattaaaatgtaaTGTAAGTGTTTGCATTActcttgaaacattaatagggaatggcctgttaagggtttgtattcttgaatgggtATACAGAGGGCAAcatggattgtggttgcttggatattatatgtGGAGATACCtgttggtgctagtacaagcaaaGGGTATTGTGCATGTTCTAAATTTGAATTTAACTGTCTGCGTATGCagtcaataagaaatgattttccTGTGCTTGTTGTGCCTTGAATGATTAATCATAATGGTGAAGAATGTAGGTTCTATTCAACATGAGTTTTAATAATATCAAGTGCAATAATTTGGTTTTGTGCAAGCTCATAGTTAGTAGGTGCATTTAAATGCGGGTTGGCAAGATTGTGGGGTGCTTGGCTTTTCTCTGTAAAAATAAAGTGAGATTCTTTTGAATGTAGTGGTTCATGAGGCATAGAAGCAGTCCAATCAAATTGTAGATCAAAATCACgtttgccaagcatttgaagagcaACAATGTCAAAGTTGTTTGATGCTCCCACTTGTGACAAGAACTCCCATTTGTACAGATCTTCATGAGTTGATTGACAAATATCTTCTGGTTGTAGCTCTTCACCATTTTCTGTGGTAATGTGTTCTTCAAAACCATTTACATGCCACCGGATGTATTCTGTACTTTGAAGATCTTGCCAATTTATGATAATTTCTTCAACTGAGTTCCCTATATGTAGAGGAATGATTCGAAATGGtttgtaaagaagcaattcactccaacaGAAACTTTCAAAACTGTTGTCCTCTTCTAAAGCTAAAGATTTGTGttgtgggtagacatttacaattATGGGTAGCTTTAttttcatccatttacatgatttaTGTTGCTCAGAGTATGTATATAGCTGGGCTAAACAAAGCAGAGTCAGGTTTGCTAATTTTGATGGTCGTTTCATTTAGTTTGAGATGTAAGATATTGAGGTTTGAGATTCTTCATCACAATTAGCTATGTGTTGAAAGATTATTTTACCAACATTGAGTGTTACAAATTGGCGTGTTcaagatatcaatgggagtttaagcagcatgtgacaagtttcttgtgcgCTAATGTCCCTATCAGCAACAATTCCCATGAGCAGTCTTTGGTATGCTAAGAGTATTGTATCATCTGAATCTATTGATTCAACTATatgtttcaagatatcaatataacttTCTGATTTTTGTTTAGTTTTGGATGCGTACTTTGAGATATATTGTAGAACTACTTTTTTGGAGCAGACAGGCTGACAGTCAACACTAGCCCTCCATATGGCGAGCATTGTTGGGTTGTGTACATTCAGACAATTATCATTCCTTGTTGGTTTGTATGATGGGTTATTGTTGTGGTCTAATATCAATGAGGATTTGGGTTGTTCGGGCCAAGGAGCTTTGTACCAGCACTGAAGGGTTGAGATTTTTTTCCTCAAGCAGGTATACTCTGAACACTTTGTGTGCCATTGAACAACATTGAGTAACTCAGTATAATAAGTGCAAGGATTCGACTTGGATATGatctctgtatctgcaagacatggATCTGAAATTGCAGGCATATATTGCATGTTCAAGCGAGCTTCTTCAAGATgtggattccatgttgtgatgtacTGGTCAAAGAAGTGTTTAACTGATTGGATACTTGCATGATCTGACCAGTcaaggttatcaatatttggtgGTTTTGGCAACCAAAGAAAGCCATGTATATGTGCAAATCCTCGGTGTTGCCATTGATATCTATACCAGTGGtcaatggtttttagttctttgataatgacttcatcacgaaagatttgaaatcttaagtgcaaGTATAAAGCTACAATGTGGGGATTATTGACTAAATTTTCAGTAAATTGTCTTATGTTGTTGGGTATAGTAGCTGACTTTGTTTTTGGCAATAACTTATGCAAGTCTGGCCATTTTGTAATAGTTAAACTTAAGGTGAAGAACAATGTAGGTGCACCTAACTGTTCTATCATTGATGTAAGGTCACATCGGGACTCGCTCCAAAATGCTCATGTACCATGCAATGAGGCTGCATATCGcatgatatgatttggtaattcaCTTGACGGTGTCTTTTGTAAGTATTCCTTTAGGCCATGAAGATTGTGTGGAAGACTATCTTGTAGATTAGTCTTAATGAAGACAACAGCTGATTGCTGGGATCGATGTctcatcataagattgtagatataatatctaaagtgaacatgttgcccaaatctttgatcaaaatatttgatcaggtgcaaagcatattcatgtaaatgtacttgccttgttctttgttgtagtggtaaagcTATTCTAGAAGGGAATAGTTttgggaatgccatggaaaggAGGCCCTCGGTATTGTATTCATTGATAGGTGATGTACTAATTTGTGGCCAAGGAACaacgttgttgttgttgttatctaGAGGGAGGATGTTTTTTATTGCATCAAGTTTTGGTATTGATGATGGTAATTGTGGGATAAATGAGGAACTATTCTCCctgatttgttcttcattgttaatATTCAGCAGAGTGGAAGtatcttgaacaagatcttcttGCAGGGAATCCATTGAATGCAATAGCTGTGTAATGTCAGTGGTTTGCTCTGGCAATAGATGCACTGCATctggatcaatgactacatcattgtagtattgatcatgtttcattttgtaagccaatgcattcatCACATGAAATCTATTCACATAACAGTCATAAGTTAATCCTTGCAAATTGGTTCTACGGACAATTAGAATTTCTAATTGCTTAATATGGTGAggtaatgttattgcaatttcagaaatatcttgtgggaagtttattgtatggccagaatatttgtatttccctccccttgcatgtgttacttgtaaaataggggcaattcttgatatgagcatttcttctacttgagagagacactttaaaatagaaggttgctcacctgggtccatattgtttgataatgagaagTGGTGCAGGCCTTTTTCACCATAACATCTCATACACATAAGTAAGTGATTGAAttttttaatagtcatgcccaCATACATTTCTTTGCAAATAGAACATGGCTGTGTGACCTCGAACATATCAATCTTTTTGCGGAAATTAGACAACATATTTTGAAATGAAGCAGTCTTCACAGCAAGTTCAGGAGCAGTAGAATATGTTTGATTGAGATTAATTTTCTCAAGATCATGGTTTTATGTTTCTAATAACTTTCCTGAGTTATTGCAAGGTGTATGTAGTGCATGATGTCTTAGTTGTCGTTTCTTGGAGATATTGGCTCTGTTCTTTGCATAGTAAGTTCTATTTGTCTGGCTTCTCTTCAATTTGATAGGATCAATTTCTTGAGGGCACGGCtggatagatatctaatatttcAAAGAGAGCAGAGGTATGTCATAATTTTCATAATTGAAGGTAGTTAACTTAGGACTATGTATCAAGAATGTATGAGAATTGAAAATTGCTCCATCTATGGTAATGTGattttagaggatttattttgtatgTAAAGtgcttttgttgtgtttatttTTTGCTCTCGTTCACTCAACTTATATGTACACATATTTATATACTTGTAAATGACTTTACTTGAAATGTATGGGTTCTTAAAAGTCATAAATTGACTTTCTAGTATTGTTCTGCGTACACTTGTTGTTGTTAGCAACTTGGTTTTTCAAAAGTAGCATTGTAATATAGGTATGCATAGATATAGTAATTTTtgatacatacacacatgtatatatacatatgaattaaatattcaaagtgctgcatacaaacatatgcacatatataactacacatgtatatatcaaaaaaacTAAGACTATGAATaattatagtatatatatatatatatatatatatatatatatatatatatatatatatatatatatatatatatatatatatatatatatcagtgtatATATGTACAATTGTTTGTTGTTCTTAGTTGTTTGTTGTTTTTAAAAGAATCATTCTAATATAGGTATGCACAAATATAGTAATTTCTGATACATATAGATGTATgcacacatatacacatgtatatatacatatcatttaaaaattcaaagttttgtatatgagcatatgcacatatataactacacatgtgTCTAGCAAAAAGACTATAACTATGAATACTTATATATAGTTATGTACATATATAAGTATAGTTGTATATCTACGGAATTCTATAAGTATGAATAATTCTAGTGTTGTATAATTATACAAATAGATATTAGTCCAGAAAAAAATGATATACgtgcatatatgtataaattttctgCAAACAACATAGAGTTCAGCACATTTAAAAGTAATGAGTATGAGTGCAAATAACTTATGTCAGGAGGAAAAACTTTCAAAGAGATAAGAGGTAGATGTAAGAAATGTGCATATACATTTTTCTAGAGGCAGCCTTATGTTCGTAAAATGTAattgtttgtatatgtaaaactATTAAATATGTAAATTAGCTAATGGTATAATTGTATTGTAAACTGAAAGTTTAATAATTAGAAAAGATGTGTTATAATTCTAAGTCCGTGTACTTAGGTGGCCAATTTCTGCAAGTAGTGCATGACACTCAGCTTTGAAATCAAGAGGAGCGACTTTATTGACTATCACTTTCATCTTTGATTCTGAATTATATGTCTCAGTGGAAACCAACAGTGTGAATGAATAGTGATGTGACAGTAGTCTCTTAAACACCGAGGAAGGTGTCTCTATTGTTGTTGCATCATTTTGTAGTGCACAAAGTTGTTTTgcagttttgtgtagcaagtgaatgCTACCCTCATCAAATGCAGTGGCCCATAGAGTACTTGTGGCATCTTGTAACTTTAGTGGCAAGAGGTAACTATAATTATAGTCTTGCATAGTCATTTGACATCTAGAGAAGAACCAAGAATCATCAACTTGCTGTGTACATTTTTTCTTGCAAGGCCGTCCATTGACTATTAGTGGACAGGATGCGTAATAGAAATTTTGGTCAGTTACATTTACAAAGCGTAGACCAGCTAGCAAAGGTGTCTGAATTGTTTCTGGTTTGATGCTCATCTGATCACGGATTGAAGAAATAGTCATTCTAGTATATTTTCCATCTATGTGGATAGTTTTTGCAACAAATGGTACAGCAACCAAAGGGTCCTTTCCTCTTAATATTAGAAGCTCTGCTTCTGGAAAAGTTGGGTTGATATGTAATGTGGTTGCAGCTGTTATGTTTATAAGCTTCCCATTGAAATAGCCAGCACAAGCATTACGCAAAGCAAGGATAACCACACTATCATTGGTCAACATATTTTTCAATTCTAGGCCTTTTTGTTCTGCCATTGGACCCCAtaggttgatgtcaattgttgaatCAAATAGATCATTAATTTTCACAACATGTTTCTGTGTTTGACTGCCATCTATCCTGTGTattggaatgatatctccaacatATAGAACAAGGCCAATTATGTCAACCAATGTGTTATTTTTTAGATGAAACAATTCATTAATGGGCGTGAAAGGAGGACCTTGTTGATCTGCTTGTTCTTCATTGGTGTAGCATTTCAGTATTGATGCATTAGACAAGGTGATTTCTAAATGATTGTTTAGTTTTTTATACCTTGCATTTTCCTCCTTAATAGATccctttgaaataatataattttaacctATGTCCACACAGTTAAAGTGTAACTTAGCTATCTCATCAAAACATGTAATTCTAATTTCAGAACCTTCACAAtcaacaatgtcaaagctaaacacATGGCCATTTTTTGTGGCTGTGCTTTATGCCTTAATAGGGCGTTTATGAGTAACTCTCCCTttgattgtccatttattttggtatggattcaaagttttgatagGGCTTATATTTTCAGAAGTTGTCGTTTGCGGGGATGGCAATTCAGTGATAAATTGAAGAGATCATTTAGATGTTGATGGTCTATCCTCAAACATCATTTCTAGTTGTTGTTCTTTGAATGGGTATACCAGTTTACCAAAGAACAGGCAATCACTTTGTTTCACTTCGAGACTAAGTATTACAATAGTCCCATGAAAACAAAAGACTTCTTTTTAAATTACTGTTGATtatacataaacaaaattaaaaaaagatgaaaCATATTGTATTTGATAACCATAGTtgatttcctaccttgtgttccatatgtatcGGCATGTATAACTTGATAACTGGACTATTGTGCCTATTTTTAGAATATCTGAATCTACCAGAGTAGCATATTTAGAAGGCAAGATTGCCAACTGCATGTATTTCCATTAGATAACACTAATTTATGTCTGTTAGTATCATCTGTGTTGTTCTGCATTTTCTGAAATGACAAAACTTGTAGCAATGTTGAAGGAAGGTCATCCccagcattgatagattgaattgcaaaaggggtagggacatactcttgggtttttgcctacaaaaaataatatgaatatagaAGATTTAGTTTTAACGGCAAGCAGCTCATATATTTGCTTACTTGTTAACGTAAAGCTTGTGTTAGTAAACTCTGTAATCAAGCTATGTTATCTATAGAGTATGCATTTACTTTTGCACTATGCTATGAAAAAAGGATGCATGTAGTAATGAAAAGGATGGCATGGAAAAGAGAGATGAATTGTCCAAAAAAAGAGCATAAAAGCTTTGtattttgaaaagatttgataATTTAGCTTACCAAATTATCAGTAGTGGAGTGGTCTATCGATTCAGAGGTGGCTGCTGAAGATGTCATTATGCATATATACCTTTTGagaattaaaagtaaattataagcatgatgaattgtagatcttatatcagaatacaatcacaacatgatgtaagcttatcaaaggtatatatgcacaagcaGAGCAAAATTAACTGAGCATAGAGTAACGTTGTTacaatttaatttttgtttcaaatggtaatgaattgatcataatgtgattgaaacatgcaataaaaatgataattggtcatatgctgataagcTTAAAAAACATAAAGTATGACATCATGATTTACATATTTGAGAGCATATTGACAAAATATGAGTTCATCTCATCAAAGACCTTTGAAAATATGGGATGCTTCTATCTGTTTTGAATATTAACCAAAATATGAATGTAACTTTTCAAACATTGAATAATTACAACAACACAGGATCAATCCAAGCAACCCATCCAAGCTCGTTATCAGTCCATTTAAATACTTtgtctcccaatgtgaaaataatcGTTGGATCACCTAATTGTTTAGTACTTGGTATTGGTAGAGGTGCTAATTCAATACTATGTATGGTTGTTATAGCACTACAAGATGTAGAGAGGTTGACTATTGTTTGGTTTGGTGATTTATGTTCGTAGTGGTCAATTATCTTTCTGAGGTTTCTCTTTAACTTGTTGCTTTCTCGCAACATGCTTTCAATTACATTGTTGATGTTCTCTGTTGCTTTCAATCTTCTATCCATTTCAAAATTTGATTGTGTTAGTGTGGCTATTTTCTGTTGGAATGACAGAGTGGAAATGCATTACTAAAAAAACTGAACATACAAGAATAATATAGTAAATCTTTAAGTACATcacattttttttttgtgaatcATAATGAATTTACTATTAGCTAATTATAAAAAACTTGTAATAATTAGGTCAATACTTTAAGTTTTGTAAATTGACTAATGAGTCAACTTACAAAGCTTTCACTCTGCAAGACAAGtgcttagttgcatttattttagagtatgtgtatatatatatatccatgtgtatatatacaGCTATACATGTCTATATCAATGTACATAcacgtatacatatacatctatatctatatatatacatggatatatatttaagtatgggcatgaatgctttcactctgcaaggtAAGTATTCAATTTTATTGTTTGAAGGATCTATGACATGAATACAATAACAAAATTAAATACACTTGTGGACTTGGCTGGCGAGGAAAACATTAAAGACAACATCACTTCAAAAATGAGAATTTATTATTAGTAAACTAAAGAACGTAACTATG
Encoded proteins:
- the LOC131867422 gene encoding replication protein A 70 kDa DNA-binding subunit E-like, producing the protein MALFMLFNYLWLWLLPVWKAFSRLLCEFHAVHALNLQVWKAFSRLLCEFHAVHALNLQVCKGFSMLLFEFHAVNGLNLQGLLLCLCYLTVGGRDCFQFARHFRITLHIVVELGFVVALSEWFEFASCKTVLLGLFLRFSPLTVLGCQGSIKEENARYKKLNNHLEITLSNASILKCYTNEEQADQQGPPFTPINELFHLKNNTLVDIIGLVLYVGDIIPIHRIDGSQTQKHVVKINDLFDSTIDINLWGPMAEQKGLELKNMLTNDSVVILALRNACAGYFNGKLINITAATTLHINPTFPEAELLILRGKDPLVAVPFVAKTIHIDGKYTRMTISSIRDQMSIKPETIQTPLLAGLRFVNVTDQNFYYASCPLIVNGRPCKKKCTQQVDDSWFFSRCQMTMQDYNYSYLLPLKLQDATSTLWATAFDEGSIHLLHKTAKQLCALQNDATTIETPSSVFKRLLSHHYSFTLLVSTETYNSESKMKVIVNKVAPLDFKAECHALLAEIGHLSTRT